ACTTCTGAAAAGTGATATGCCGGCCGGTAATCATCAGGTGAAGTTTGATGCAAAGGGTATTGCGTCAGGTGTTTATGTTTTCAGGCTTCAGGCGGGGAATTATTCCTCGGCAATCAAGATGGTGGTTGGGAAGTAGATTAGAAATAAAAATGATTTTGTTAACAAAATATTAAGGCATTTGCCATGAAAAAGCTGATTAACTCTTTGTTATTCTTAACATTCCCCTTGATGGCACAATGGGTACAAATTGCACCTGCTCCTACAGCCTATGACATGACAACGGTATGTGCTCTCTCACCTGATAAAGTGCTTATTGCGGGCAAGGGTGGTGTAATTGCAATCTCAACAAATCGCGGAATCAAATGGGAGGCAAAGGTACACTCGACGAGAGAAGACTTTTTGGATGGCGATTTTTACAACGAAAACATCGGGATACTGTCAACTGAAGGGAACATACTTAAGACAACCAATGGCGGGGAATCGTGGGTCAGAATTTATCAGTCGGACAATGATCATATAATTAAAGTTAAGATGTTTGACACACAAAATTATGCTGCCGTTTCCAATTCGAATTACTTAATCCGTTCTTCAAATGGAGGACAAACATGGGAACGGTCTTCCACAATACCTGAAGGGAAGTTCCATGCTGCATCCCTGAACGGTATGAACGAAATGTATCTGCTTGCGGATACCAGCTTTGTGGTAACTACCGACGGGGGTACAACATTCTCCTCCTGGCTGACCACATTCCCGCCTTTGGGAGTAACAAGATTTGATGTAGTGTATTTTGCAGATTCTCAACATGGTGTCGTCACGAAAATGGGTGGAAGCGGCATCAAGACAACAGATGGCGGACACACCTGGAACCTGGTTGAATTTCCCTCAATCTACTCACCAAGAATTTATGGAATTCATGGCGTCAATGAAAAAGTAATGATTACAGGTGAGTTCAGATTTGTACTCAAGACTTCTGACATTGGGAGTACATGGAGCTCCTTCACCCCGGCTCCGACCCAATTTCTGTATGATGTAACATGTTTCAGGGACAGCATCTGGTTCGCCTGCGGAAGTGGTGGTGCCTTCCAGAGTTCCACCGATTTTGGAGCCACATGGAACTATTTTCCACCCTCTACTACAGATAAAAGAATAAACAAAATTTTCTTCCTGAACGAAGAAATTGGATATATTGCGTATACAAACGGACTTAAGAAAACAACGAACGGAGGGAACGATTGGATTGCTGTTAACGACAATCTACCGATGATACCTTCCATACATTTTTTTGATGAGCAAAATGGACTGGTTCTCGATTATGAGAATATTTTCAGGACCACAGACGGAGGGGTAACGCTCTCTTCTCCTTACAGTTTTTCGAGCAATTCTGTTTTTTGTGTTTTGCCAAATGGAAAAGTGCTCGTTGCGGGACCTTCCGGAACCATGATTAAATCCGCTGACCGGGGTGCAACATGGACAAACATAACCACCAACACAACAAAGAGGATCAGGCATATCTATTTCCTTGACTCCTTAACGGGATTTTTTGTCGCAACAGACCAGATTGGTAAATCAACCGATGGTGGAGAGACCTGGCAAGTTAACTCAACTTCTGCAAATCAGTATCTGCAAAAATTTGTTTTTTACGATCAATTGGAAGGTGTTGGAATAGAGGATAAGAAAATATTCCACACTTCTGATGGCGGAAGAACCTGGGTACTGATTAAAACAGCAGAAAATTTTCTCAGAACCATTGTCAGGGACGGGGATCAGGACGCGATTATGTGCAGTTATCTTGGACAGATATTGAGAAGTCATGATCGTGGGATGAGTTGGCAGTCGGACATACCAATCACATCCGTAAGCCTCTCTGATATTTTTAGAACCAACGCAGGAACATTATATGTCTCAGGTGATAAAGGGACTGTTCTGAAGGAATCGGAAAGCAGCAATATCTTTGTTGGTATCGAGGATGAAAGCCACACTCTTCCTGTAAACTTCTCCCTCTCCCAAAACTACCCAAATCCCTTCAATCCGGAGACGGTAATCCGTTTTTCACTTCCCAAAGCAGGATTGGTGAAAGGAGTTGTTTACGACATTCTTGGGAGAGAGGTCGCCACACTTCTAAATGGCGACTGGACGGCGGGTAACCATCAGGTGAAGTTTGATGCAAAAGGTATTGCCTCAGGTGTTTATGTTTTCAGGCTTGAGGCAGGGAATTATTCTTCGGCGATAAAGATGGTGGTTAATAAATAGAGTGAAGAACTAATTAAGAAAACTCATAGATGGTGTTTACAATGAAAAAACTGACTCTTATTTTGTTGATTTTATCCATTCAAATGATGGCTCAATGGGAGCAAATAGCGCCTGCACCTACTTCTTATAATCTTACTACCGTATGTGCGCTTACATCATCCAAGGCACTTGTTGCCGGACAGTCCGGGTTTCTCGGGATAACGACTGACAGAGGAGCATCCTGGACGACCAAAATCTGGGCAACTCGACAGGACTTCCTCGATGGTGACTTCTGTGACGAAAACAAAGGGTTGCTCTCTTCCCGTGGAGCTATTATCAAAACAACTGACGGAGGCGATTCCTGGGAGAAGATTTATAACTCTCCGGATGCCGAAATTATCAAAGTCAGAATGTTTGATGATTTGAACTTTGCCGCTGTCACGGATAAAAATTTTGTGCTACGCACTACAAACGGTGGTGAATCGTGGCAGATATCAGTTACTGTTCCGGAACGGAAATTTCATGCAGCCTCAATTCTTGATATGAACCGGATGTTCATTCTGGCTGATTCCTTTTTGGTTTCGACTTCTGATGGCGGGCAGACATTTTCGAGCAAGCCGGTGATTCTGCCGGTGCTGGGTTGGCACCAACTGGATGTTGTCCACTTCTTTGATTCAATGAACGGAATTGCATCAAGACACGGAGGTGGTGGATTCAAAACGACAGACGGTGGTGAAACATGGTCGATGCCTGTTCAACCATCGGCTTATATCCCTTCAATACACGGGATTCACGGCAGGAATTCCAGGGCAATGATAGCAGGTGAATTTAGATATATTATGAAGACTTCCGACTCGGGTATAACCTGGAACTCGTTCACACCCGGTCCCGAAAAAATTCTGCTCGATGTATCCTCCTTTGATGAAAATGTCTGGTTTGCTTCCGGAGAAGCAGGGGCATTCCAAAGCACCACCGACTTTGGTGCGACCTGGCAGTACCGCCAGTCTTCAACAACAGATAAAAACATATTGAACATCGACTTTTTTGATGATTCCACAGGGTTAATCGGATACGGGTGGGGATTGAGCAAAACCACAAATGGTGGCTATGACTGGAGTGTCGTCAGTACAAATCTGCCTTTGATCTATGAAATGAGTTTTATTGATAAACAAGTTGGATGTTTTATAGCGTCAGACTCAATTTTCAGGACTACTGACGGTGGAGTCACTTTTACGAAAACATGGTCAATGTATGGACTGCAAGTAGTCTATGTTGCTCCCAATGGTAGAGTTTTTGCAGGTGGCTCAAGCGGGAGACTGGTTGTAAGCTCTGATAGCGGTGCAACCTGGTCGTACTTGAACTCCCTTGTTACATCAAATATTAGTACTATTCAGTTTCTCGACTCACTGACTGGTTACTTCGTTTCAAGCAATAAGATTGGGAAGACTACAGACGGCGGGGATAGCTGGAATGTATCGCAATTTTCATTTCCCGGAGGTCTTTACAAATTTTTCTTTTTCGATGAGACTGAAGGAATCGGCTTTTCGGAGACCAGAACTTACATCACCCGTGATGGTGGGCTGACCTGGAGTCTCGTCCTGACTGCACCCTCTACGATACGAGATCTGATGCGAGATGGTGAAAACGGAGCGATAATGTGTTGTTTGTACGGGCGTATCTATACTTCCCAGGACAGGGGATTAACCTGGCAGTTGAACGAACCAGTTACCAGCACCCACTTAAGAATTATGACCCAAACCCCGGGTGGTACAGTTTTCATTGGTGGCGATAAAGGAACCGTGATAAAAGAGTCTCCTGAGAGTAATGTTTTTACAGGAATTGAAGACAAACGAATCGAGATACCAAAATCTTTTACCCTCTCCCAAAACTACCCCAACCCCTTCAATCCGGAGACGGTAATCCGATTTTCACTTCCCGAAGCGGGATATGTTAAGGGTGTCGTTTATGACATTCTTGGCAGAGAGGTCGCCACACTTCTGAAAGGTGATATGCCGACGGGTAATCATCAGGTGAAGTTTAATGCGAAGGGAATTGCCTCGGGTGTTTATGTTTTCAGGCTTGAGGCGGGGAATTATTCCTCGGCGATAAAGATGGTGGTTAATAAATAACCAACGAAGACAAGGAGCAATGGTACAACCTTGAATGGTTGTGCCATTTGAACAAATGTTGGGTTCGGTCCGTGATGTACTTTTTGTTGAGATCACAGAAAATCATAAATTTACAGGTAAAATAATTTTATGCAGGTAGTTTTGGAAACTTCTTTGTTACCCTTCTTAATGGAGTATCGCGGTCGGTTATGGCTCCCGATAGTTCTTCTTCTGTTTTTCACCAATTCCTATGCCCAAAAAGAATGGTTCTACAGAAGCCCGACCAAGTTTTATATCGTCTCCTCCATTTCAGTGGTAGATTCACATTACATTTTCGTAGCCGACCGCAACGGGCTTCATAAAACCACCAACGGGGGCTACACCTGGACCAAAATAATCTCTAAGACATACGGCAACGCACAGGTCAGATTCAGATCAAGAACCCACGGCATACTGGTAAATGATGGTCCGATCATCTCGACAACTGATGGTGGTCTAACCTGGCAACCCGTGCCGGGTGGCGGCGCGGACGCGAATATTTTCTTTACCGACTCGCTTAAAGGGATTACTTTTAATACAAGTTCAGAGTCGAGCGGATTCAAGATCTCACTCGGGAAAACAACTGACGGTGGAATGACCTGGCAGTACACTCCCACATATCTACACCCCGGGGTTATCTTCCGGACCGACCGTGTTGACAGCACAATTTGGGGATTCGGGTCAATTCTGTCTCAGGGCAATCCGGCTCCTGTGTTGGGAACACTTGTGGCACATTCCACGAATGACGGTGCAACATGGATCACCGACAGCTCGTTCTATAATTATACTAACTGGACAGGACTCGTTGTAATGCGCCCATCTGCGGTTTTCGCTGTGGTGTCAAACCGTGTTCTTAAAATAAGTACAGACGGAGGAGATAATTTCGTCCATTATCTCAACCCGAGAAACCTGTTTTCACCCAGGAAATCGGGTGATTCCATTATTTATGCCGGCTCTGACTCCGGCTACATCGCCACTTCACGGGATTTTGGGCTAACCTTTACTTATACCAAACTGAACACTCAGGAACAGATTAAATGGCTTGAGATCACCCCCGAAGGTGAGGGCTACGCCATTTCAAGCGATTACCATCTCTATTCAACCGTGAAGATCGCCCCACCTGTTGTCGGCGTTGAAGATCCGGAGGTAGTCCCGGCTGTCTTCTCCCTCTCCCAAAACTACCCAAACCCCTTCAATCCTGAAACGGTAATTCGTTTTTCACTTCCCGAAGCGGGATTCGTGAAAGGGGTAGTTTATGACATTCTCGGCAGAGAGGTTGCAACACTTCTGAAACGGGACATGCCGGCAGGTAACCATCAGGTGAAGTTTGATGCGAAGGGAATTGCCTCGGGTATTTATGTTTTCAGGCTCGAGGCGGGGTATTATTCTTCGACCATAAAGATGGTGGTTGGAAAGTAGGGTCATAGTCAAGGATAAACAAATATGAGGAATTGAAAGTGTATTATTTGAAATTGTTTTTGTTGCTCTCTATTCTTTCGTGTGCAATAACTGCACAGACGCTTGATCACACAGTGAGAAGAATAGCACCTCGTCCCACTTCAAGGGACATCATGTATGTCACAAAACTTGGTGACAGCAGAATTGTTGCAGCAATGAAGCCGACAGGGTTGATTTACAGCAGTGATAACGGAATAACATGGACAGAAGATCTCACACTTAAAACCACAAATCCCCCCTCAAATATTGTGTATTTGTCGGAAGGAACATTTGCAGGGACATCTACAAAGGGTGAATTCTTCATTACATACAACGGCGGAATTACTTTTTCGGTAAAATCTTTGCTTTCGGGGGCATTACCTGCATTCACTTTTTCAAAAATGGTATTTGCGAATGAGAAAGTCGGAGTTGCTGTTTATTATGCCGAGTCCGCAAAACATCTGTTGAGAACCACTGACAGTTGGGCGACTCAATCAAACATGGCTACACCCCCCGAATACCTTGGTGGAGACATACATATCTCACCCGACTCTTCTCTTATAATCAGTACCCGTAATTGTATCTATCGTTCGTCCGATCTCGGGACTTCCTGGATACCTGTTTACTACTCCAAACAGGGAAATTTCCTCGATCATGGAGACGGCAACATCTCATTCTTTTCTTCTTCGGATTCCGTAGTTACATCTTCCGATTTGGGTTTAACATGGAATTACAGAGCTAAATCGCCCCGTAATCTAAACATCAGTCAGGCAGTCCGATTGGGTAACGGTACCGTGTATGTTCCAAATATCAGACTTGATACTCTTTACAGAGCTACCGCTGACCTGTTAAACTGGACGATGGCAAAAAACCTCGGTACTTATCTCAAAGGTTCCCCCAGAGGATTTGTGACATTAAGCGACACACTTGCTTATTTGGTTGGGGATTATGGATACATTTATCGCTATTCGGGACCTGATTTAAGCAGAAAAATGATTTCCGAGGCATATGTGCCTACCCCAAGGGCAGCCTTTTGTGATACCCTCCATGCCATTACAACCCGTGGTAACTTCACATCAGACGGCGGCATGACATGGGCGGATGGTTTCACCTGGCCTCCACCCGGTGCTCCGGAATATGTAAGCTATGTCACCCTTTCACCAATTGGGCTAGGTGTCGTGGGATTTAACACCAGAGCGCAGTTCCCGCCAAATCCGTCATATGTCGATTACACTTTCATCGTAGTTACAACCAACTTTGGGGCCTCGTGGGTAAACGCTCAGGAAGATTATGCTCGCTTAACCTATGATTTGACCTCAATGGGAGATTCAATGATGATTTATTCTTATGTGCAAACCGAGTTGGGGTGGTACTACCAGATTGGAATCATTTCAAAAGTCGATACAGGTTTCAGCAGAAGGATGGTAATGGCCCCCGGGAAAGTGGTAGACCTTGCTGCAATTAATTCAAGGAAGATGATCCTCGCCGCGACATCCGACTCACTTCTGGTTTCATACGACACCGCCCGGACATGGAGATTGCTGCTTCGCCCCGGTAGACCAATTTACGAGGTTACTGCAACTGAAGCCGGTACGATCCTCCTGACAACAGGTGGATATTTGTTCACTTCAACAAACTTTGGAACAACATGGGTGCCCGTTTACACCTTCGCCGGAGATGGGTACTATGCCATTAGCCCCAACGGACTGTTGGCTTTCAGCAATAGCAATGTTGTTAAATATCAGCACAGGAACTGGCAGTATTGGAGAACCTTTGATTACAACTTTGTCGAAAATATCCGGAACCTGCAATTCCTCGATGAGACGATCTTAATGGTTCAGACAGACCGGGGTGCGTATTACCGGATAGATATTTCCGATACCGTCACAACCGCTGTTGAATCTGAAAACCCACCACAAGATCCGGCTGTCTTCTCCCTCTCCCAAAACTACCCAAACCCCTTCAATCCTGAAACGGTAATCCGGTTTTCACTCCCCGAAGCGGGATTTGTGAAAGGAGTGGTTTATGATATTCTTGGGAGAGAGGTCGCCACACTTCTGAAAAGTGACATGACCGCCGGAAATCATCAGGTGAAGTTTGATGCGAAGGGTGTTGCCTCGGGTATTTATGTTTTCAGGCTCGAGGCGGGGAATTATTCATCGGCGATAAAGATGGTGGTTGGGAAGTAGAGGAGGTGCCGGATTTCTACCCATATATCTCTTTTACAGGTATTAGGTTTTAGGTATTAGGTATTATTTTGAAGACTTATGAGTTATATCCAGTGAGTCAGCTCATAGTTCATAGATCATAGTTCATCGCTAATCTTTTTGTACTCTCCCGTTAAATTGATATTTTGCAAGTTCAGTTTTTATTTTTTCCCCAACAAATGTTAAAAGGACTATGGCTGATACATCAGATCTCAGGAATGGACTAATAATTAAATTTAAGAACGACTTGTTTACAGTTGTAGAGTTTCAGCATGTGAAACCCGGCAAGGGAGGGGCATTTGTTCGTACCTCTCTAAAAAGTCTCACCACAGGGAGAGTATTGGACAATACATTCCGATCAGGCGAAGGGATAGATATAGTTAAGGTGGAGCGAAGGAAATTCCAATACCTTTATGCTGATGGTCAATCACTTGTCTGTATGGACAACGAAACCTACGATCAGATGAATGTACCGATTGCCACTTTTGGTGACGGAATAAAGTTTATTAAAGAGGGTACCGAAGTTGATATGCTTATGGATGGCGAAAAAATCGTGAGCGTTGAACTTCCGGTACATGTAGCTCTTAGAGTGGTGGAAACAGAACCCGGATTCAGGGGTGACACTGCAACAAATGCGTTAAAACCTGCGAAAATGGAAACAGGAGCCACAGTAATGGTTCCACTTTTCATTAACGAAGATGACCTTCTGAAGATAGATACCCGCACGGGTGACTATATGGAAAGAGTTAAATCTTAATTTTTTTAATATAACACAGGTTAAACATGGATATTAATTTAATCCGTCGTCTTGTCAAGCTGGTAGAAACAAGCGGAATCTCTGAACTCGAGATCGAAGAGAAAGAGTCGAGAATCTACATTTCCAAATATGGAAGTGCAGCCCCCGGAGCTGTAAACTACACAGTTGGCGCTCCGCAGCATGCTCCTGCACCTCATCCGGTTGCCCAACACCCGGCCCCTGCACCTGAGTCTGCGCCGGCTGCCAACGAAAAACTGCATGAAATTAAATCGCCAATTGTTGGCACCTTCTATCGTTCACCCGCTCCTGATGCCGATTCCTATGTAAAGGTTGGCGACAGAGTGGAACAGGGTTCTGTGCTTTGCATCGTTGAAGCCATGAAGCTGATGAACGAAATAGAATGCGACATTTCAGGAACAGTTGCCAAAATAATGGTTGACAACGGAAGGCCTGTTGAATATGGACAATTACTTTTCCTTATTAAACCCGATTAAAGACGGTCAACTATTTATTTGAGGTAAAGATTGTTCAAGAAAATACTTATAGCCAACCGTGGTGAGATAGCCCTTCGGATTATCAGAGCCTGCAAGGAACTCGGAATAAAGACCGTTGCAGTTTACTCGGAAGCCGATAAAAATTCACTCCATGTAACTTTTGCTGATGAAGCTGTGTGCATAGGACCCGCAGAAAGCCGCAATAGCTATCTGAAAGTGCCCGTGATTATGTCAGCCGCAAATGTAACAGGTGCCGATGCCATCCATCCCGGATACGGATTTTTAGCTGAAAACGCCAATTTCTCTGAAATTTGTGCCGAATCAGGAATAAAATTTATCGGTCCAACCGCTGAAATGATTCGCACGATGGGTGACAAAGCTGTCGCAAAAGACACGATGAAAAAGCACAATGTCCCCGTTATCCCCGGAAGTGACGGCATTATTGATGATCCTGCAGAAGCTCAGAAAATAGCGACTGCTATGGGATTCCCCGTAATCATAAAAGCCTCTGCGGGTGGTGGTGGAAAGGGTATGCGTGTCGTTCGTGAGGAGTCGGAATTTAATCTTGCGTTCATAACAGCAAGAGCGGAAGCCGAAGCAGCCTTTGGTAACGGTGATGTTTATATCGAAAAACTCGTTTTGAATCCCCGGCATGTCGAAGTGCAGGTAATTGGTGATCAGCACGGCAACCATTACCACTATGGTGAAAGAGACTGCTCAGTACAAAGAAGACACCAAAAGTTAATTGAGGAATCCCCCTCCCCCGCTCTCGATCAGGAACTTCGCGACAGGATGGGTGCTGCTGCTGTAAAAGCCGCAAAATCGATCAATTATGAAAGCGTCGGTACCGTAGAGTTCCTTTTGGACAAAGACAAAAATTTCTATTTTATGGAGATGAACACCAGAATTCAGGTTGAGCATCCCGTAACCGAGATGGTTTATGAAACAGACCTCGTGAAGCAGCAAATACTCGCTGCCGCCGGTTTTGTGATTGAACCTCCCAACAACAGACCCAAAGGTCACGCTTTTGAGTTCAGAATCAACGCAGAAGACCCCGATAACAACTTCAGACCGTCACCCGGAAGAATTGAATCTCTCAATTTCCCCGGTGGACTCGGAGTAAGGATCGACTCCCACATTTACCAGTCATACACCATACCTCCGTATTACGATTCGATGGTAGCAAAACTGATAGTCTGGGACAAAGACAGAACCTCAGCGATTCAGAAAGCAAAACGGGCTCTGGGTGAGTTCATTATCGAAGGGATCAAGACTACAATTCCCTTCCACCTTGATGTTTTAGAAGACGAAAGGTTTATTTCGGGTGACTTTGATACATCGTTCCTCGAAGATTTTAAACCTAAAAACAAAAATTAACCCCCGGGAGACAAGATGAATATTCCATCTGATTTAAAGTATACAAAAGAACATGAATGGATTCGCATTGAAGGCAACACCGGCTATATCGGAATTACCGATTATGCCCAGGGTGAGCTTGGCGATGTGGTCTTTGTTGATATCACTAAAGCTGAAGGCGACTCACTTTCCGTTGACGAGAACTTCGGAACCATCGAAGCCGTAAAAACAGTAAGCGAACTTTATGCACCATGCAGCGGTAAAATCGTTGAGATTAATTCCTCTCTCGGCGATTCGCCTGAAAACATTAATCAGGACCCCTACGACAAAGGCTGGATGATAAAGATAGAGATTGCAAATCCTGCCGAACTTGATGCTCTGCTCGATGCTGCAGCTTACGGTGAACTTGTCGGAGCATAGTCTCTAAAGATTGTTTTTCCCCAGGGCTGTTTCATTAATTGAGACAGCCTCTTTTTTAATTTATCCAAACACTTTATAAACCAGGTTTCAAACTCTATGACCGGATCATCGATTCTCATAATCGACTTTGGTTCTCAGTATACTCAACTGATCGCCCGAAAGGTCAGGGAGTTATCTGTTTTTTCGCTCATTCATCCCCATACCATTTCTCCTGAAACGATAAAAGAGATCAACCCCAAAGGGATTATCCTGTCGGGGGGTCCCATGTCAGTAAAGGATGATGGTGCTCCGATGATTGATGAGGAAATTTTCTCGATGGGCATCCCTGTACTGGGAATCTGTTACGGATTGCAGTTGATTTCATACACTCTTGGCGGAATAGTCGAAAAAGCCGACAAAAGAGAGTACGGAAAAGCGATATTTAATGTTTTGGAGGAAAATCCTCTTTTTGAAGGGATTCCCTCTGAATCAACAGTATGGATGAGCCACGGCGATCATGTAAAGACACTTCCCTATGGATTCAGAAAAATCGGATCATCCCCTAATACAGAAAATTGTGCCATTGTCTCGGATGACAAACCTGTCTACGGCCTTCAGTTCCACCCCGAAGTGTACCACACCGGATACGGCAAGGATATCCTCTCAAATTTTATTTTTTCGATTTGCGGCTGCAAACCTGACTGGAATCCGGGCGCATTCATCGATGAAAGCATCGCAAAAATAAAGAACGAGGCGGGTGGTTCCACTGCAATTTGTGCACTGAGCGGAGGAGTAGATTCAACTGTGGCAGCAGTGCTTGTCCACAGAGCCCTCGGTGAAAACCTTGTTTGTGTCCACATCGACAACGGGCTTATGAGGAAAAACGAATCCGCGAAGGTTGTAAAGCTGTTAAGAGAAAGAACCGGACTGAAAATAATCCATGTGGATGCCGCATCACTCTTTCTCGAGAGACTTGCCGGTGTGTCGTCCCCTGAGGAAAAACGAAAAATTATCGGACATACTTTTATCGAGGTATTCGAAGAGGAAGCAAAAAAGATTGAAAACGCTTCATTTCTTGTTCAGGGCACGCTTTATCCCGATGTAATTGAATCAGTTCCCGTAAAAGGGGCTTCGGTTACGATAAAGTCCCATCATAATGTTGGCGGACTACCCGAAAAAATGAACCTGAAACTCATTGAGCCGCTTCGTGAACTATTTAAAGATGAAGTCCGGAAAATCGGGCTTTCTCTCGACATTCCCGAAGACCTGATAAAAAGGCACCCCTTCCCCGGTCCCGGACTCGCAGTAAGAGTTCTCGGCGACATTCAGGAGGAGAGACTGGAGATTCTCCGGAACGCCGATGAGATATATATCGCCAAAATAAAGGAATATGACCTTTACGATAAAATCTGGCAGGCTTTTACGGTGCTGCTGCCTGTGCAGACAGTTGGTGTTATGGGTGATCAAAGAACCTATGAGAATGTCCTGGCTCTAAGAGCGGTCACTTCTGTGGATGGAATGACAGCCGACTGGTACAGGTTCGACCACGATTTCCTTGCCGATGTCTCCAATTCAATCATTAATCATGTAAGAGGCGTAAACAGGGTTGTTTATGATATCAGCTCGAAACCGCCGGCAACGATAGAGTGGGAATGAAAAACGAGAAACAATTTGAGCTTACTCATCGTTTAAAGAGGGCTCAGGAATTTGAAGGCGGTGGAAAAATCCTCCATGCCATTCAACTTTATCAGGCAATTATAGATGATTTTCCTGATGATACCACAGCTTGGTTCCGTCTCATTGAGATTTATGAGAATATGGAGAAAATGGATTCCGCCCTTAAGATTATGGACGAACTCCGGGAGCATCTGCCCGATGAACTGGAAGTGAAACTCTTTACGGGTCACTTCTACTTTAAGTATCAGATGTGGGAGGAATCGATTGCCGTGTTGAACGGGGTGGAGAT
The nucleotide sequence above comes from Ignavibacteria bacterium. Encoded proteins:
- the gcvH gene encoding glycine cleavage system protein GcvH; protein product: MNIPSDLKYTKEHEWIRIEGNTGYIGITDYAQGELGDVVFVDITKAEGDSLSVDENFGTIEAVKTVSELYAPCSGKIVEINSSLGDSPENINQDPYDKGWMIKIEIANPAELDALLDAAAYGELVGA
- the accC gene encoding acetyl-CoA carboxylase biotin carboxylase subunit, producing the protein MFKKILIANRGEIALRIIRACKELGIKTVAVYSEADKNSLHVTFADEAVCIGPAESRNSYLKVPVIMSAANVTGADAIHPGYGFLAENANFSEICAESGIKFIGPTAEMIRTMGDKAVAKDTMKKHNVPVIPGSDGIIDDPAEAQKIATAMGFPVIIKASAGGGGKGMRVVREESEFNLAFITARAEAEAAFGNGDVYIEKLVLNPRHVEVQVIGDQHGNHYHYGERDCSVQRRHQKLIEESPSPALDQELRDRMGAAAVKAAKSINYESVGTVEFLLDKDKNFYFMEMNTRIQVEHPVTEMVYETDLVKQQILAAAGFVIEPPNNRPKGHAFEFRINAEDPDNNFRPSPGRIESLNFPGGLGVRIDSHIYQSYTIPPYYDSMVAKLIVWDKDRTSAIQKAKRALGEFIIEGIKTTIPFHLDVLEDERFISGDFDTSFLEDFKPKNKN
- the guaA gene encoding glutamine-hydrolyzing GMP synthase, with the translated sequence MTGSSILIIDFGSQYTQLIARKVRELSVFSLIHPHTISPETIKEINPKGIILSGGPMSVKDDGAPMIDEEIFSMGIPVLGICYGLQLISYTLGGIVEKADKREYGKAIFNVLEENPLFEGIPSESTVWMSHGDHVKTLPYGFRKIGSSPNTENCAIVSDDKPVYGLQFHPEVYHTGYGKDILSNFIFSICGCKPDWNPGAFIDESIAKIKNEAGGSTAICALSGGVDSTVAAVLVHRALGENLVCVHIDNGLMRKNESAKVVKLLRERTGLKIIHVDAASLFLERLAGVSSPEEKRKIIGHTFIEVFEEEAKKIENASFLVQGTLYPDVIESVPVKGASVTIKSHHNVGGLPEKMNLKLIEPLRELFKDEVRKIGLSLDIPEDLIKRHPFPGPGLAVRVLGDIQEERLEILRNADEIYIAKIKEYDLYDKIWQAFTVLLPVQTVGVMGDQRTYENVLALRAVTSVDGMTADWYRFDHDFLADVSNSIINHVRGVNRVVYDISSKPPATIEWE
- the accB gene encoding acetyl-CoA carboxylase biotin carboxyl carrier protein, encoding MDINLIRRLVKLVETSGISELEIEEKESRIYISKYGSAAPGAVNYTVGAPQHAPAPHPVAQHPAPAPESAPAANEKLHEIKSPIVGTFYRSPAPDADSYVKVGDRVEQGSVLCIVEAMKLMNEIECDISGTVAKIMVDNGRPVEYGQLLFLIKPD